The genomic DNA ACCATTCTGGGGCAGACCGGAGTGGTCAGGGCCCATGCCTCTAAGGTCACCCTGCTGCTCGTGGGCGgctagaaagaagacagaaggacAGGCTGCAGAGGTGGAGCTTGACAGAGGAACCAAAGGTGGGGGGAAGGCAGGAGGCATGGGCAAGGGATCAGGAGAGCTGGGAGCCCAGAAGTCTCTCAATCGCCGCGTTGATGTCCCCTCCCGTGGCAATCAGGGCCTGTAGGTTGGCCTCGCGGTTGACAAAGCCCATAGAGTTGAGCTGCTCCAGCTGCTGCTGAAATCTCACTTCTGGCACCGGCACCTGGGGAGACAGGCCTTGGGAAGTGGGCATGAAGCCTGCCCAGGGGCTGGCTGTCCTCTCCCCATTTTTTTTGACtgtcttgctgtgtagtccaCGCTGGTCTAGAACTTACAATCCTCCTACaccaggctcctgagtgctgggactgtggGCTTGTTATACCGCTCCTGGTTCCGAGGGGTACAATGTGCCAAGTGGGCATCTGACACCCTCAGAGGCAATCAATCAGTGGAGTGGGGAAGAGGAAACTGCAAACAAAGGCCAGGAAGCCTAGGACCCAAGCCTTTAACTAATCAAAAGACAGGCTgggcgctggagggatggcttagcagttaaggcgtttgcctgcaaagccaaaggacccaggtttgaccccccaggacctatgtaagacagatgcacaagggggcgcatgtatctggagtttgtttgcagtggttgcaggccctggcatgcccattctccctctctctctatctgcctatttctatctctctctctcaaataaataaaaataaaatatttaacaacaacaacaaaaagacaagctGCAGTTTTCTTAATCTTCAAGTCCCTGAGAGGCCTGGTTAGCCTGTTGTTAACTGCTTCCCTTCAGCACTCAAGAGATGTTGTCAGATGTTTCAGAAGACAAACGCTGGACTGGAGAGGAAACTGGTCAAATAAGACAAATGCTAACCCCCCTCCCCCCGACTGTCTATATACAGACGCAGTCAAGGCCAGAGATGGACCCCAGGCAACAAGAACCTGCTCAATTTTGTTTAACTGATCAATAAAcgagtctcgggctggagagatggcttagcggttaggcacttgcctatgaagcctaaggaccgcggttcaagactcgattccccaggacccacgttagccagatgcacaagggggcgcacgcgtctggagttcgtttgcagtggctggaagccctggtgtgcccattctctctctctctctccctctgcctctttctctgtctgtcactctcaaataaatgaagaaaaataactaaaaaaaataaataaataaacaagtctcCTGGAAACGTTTTCCCAAGGGCTGTTTGAGCCTTGGCCGTGAGCACCATCCACCCGGCCTCACGGCAGGCCCTTAGCCCTGCGACTTGTCACAGTCTCGAAACGGATGCTGCACGGCCCTGGGGGTGGCCTCGCCAGCCTTCTCAGTGTCTCTCTGGGAGTCACAGAGGTCAGATACCCCAGGTCTTCTCTACACCTGCCTAAGCTTCAGACCTTCACTTGGTGTGGCCAACCAACTCTAGTCACTTCACCTTCCAGAACTTTCCTTTCCAGAGTCTCTGACATGAAGGCTGCCTTAATTATCAAAAGAATgctttgggctggatagatggcttagtggttaaggcacttgcctgcaaagccaaaggaccccggtttgaatctgcaagacccacttaagccagatgcacaggtgacacatgtatctggagtttgtttgcaggggctggaggccctggcgtgcccattctctttctctgtctcttcctctctcttacactctcaaatgataaataaataaagctggttaaaaaaaaaaaagaaaaagaaagaaagaaagaaacctttgacgaattggaagaaaaaaaaaaggatttcttCATAGAGGTAGAAGTGGTATAACAGGAGCTAAGTGTAACTTCTGGAGCCAGAATATGGGGTTTTGATATTGGCTCCATCCCTTACTAGCTATGTAAGTAAGTAAGCCAGCCAGCTAATCACTCTGCCTGTTTGCCCATTTGCAGCACAGCAATGCTATGTCAGCATTCTCCTAAGGCTTCATGAAGAAGGCGAGAGAGCTCCTACGGAAAGCTTTCTGCTCAGTACAGACATGTGGTGATGCTGTCCCATCTCCACTGTCCAGCTGTAGAAGCTGGACTGGAGGATGGCTGGTGACCAGCTCAAGGTTACTGAGTGGCAGCGCAGGCCCTGAAGCCCGATCTGGCTGCCTCCACTCCACTGCTGCCCGCGATCCTGCCTAGGATGACGGGCTGCTGCCCATGTACCTGTGAGCTTCCACTTCCAGCCAAAAGCTGGATCATCTGCTGCATGAGCTGCTGCTGGGCACTGGAAGGCCCTGTGGGAGGAGATGAGGCTGGCATGCCTGGTGAGGAGGAGGTGGGGCCCTCGGCCGCAGACCCAGAGTTGTTGCCTGCTGAGGGTGCTGGAGTCCGGGACATGCCAAAGGAGCCAAGGCTGCAAGCAGAAGAAAGGCTGGAATGCAGCAGTCAAGGGAGAGATGGGAGTTGGGCATGGGACCACATGCTTCTAACTCCAACACCTGGAaggctaggtaggaggatcacatgggTGAGACTAAATTGAGTCACGGGAGAAAGTCAGTCTGAAAAAAGGAAAGGATACAGGAAGTGAAGGGAGAAGGgcggagaggaaaaaagaaatattctgaaaggaaaaggaaagaaaaggaaaatgcgAAATCCTGGAGACAagtggtgggggggtgggggggagacaggAAAGCAGTCCCTTGGGGGTGCAAAGTCAGCTCCAGCGGCAGAGAAAAGATCCAGgacagggcagggaggagggatcGGAACCTTGCTGCCTACCAGCTCCTCACCTGGGTACCAGCCCAGGGGCCTCGGTCTGCAGAGTCTGCAGACCCTGCTGGATCTGCAGCAAGGCCTGCATGGCGCGAGGGTTCGTGAGGATGGACAGTGACTCCGGGTTCTGCATCTGTTGGGAAATAGCAGAGAAAGGCAACAGGAGGCGGAGGGGGTCGGGAAGAGCAGGCGGCCGGCAGCCCGAGTGCAGAGCGGCACTGTCCCTCTCCTTCACGTCTGCCCACTGGGCTTTGGGAACCCTCACTCACCTGCTGCAGAAAGACAGGGAGCTGAAGACGGAGGTGTTCCTGCAGTTGCGGGTTCCCCGCGAAAAGTGGCACATTCACCATCATCTGTGAAGGGAGTCGGGAGGCCTGGACCTTCCTACCCTCCGACGTCCCCACAGTCCCCATAACCTTGACGCCCCCACCACTGCAGGAAATCTGGCCAGCACTTCCACGGGAGCCTGCGTGGGCTGGTGAGAGCACATGGAGGGCAGCAGTCCAGCTGCCCAGCCTGGGTCTGCTATGACCGGACAGCCACCATTTCCAGTAGATAGCCCACCATGGGCCATGCCAGACTTGACTGAGCATGCACGCTGCCCTGCCGTCCTTTACCGCAACGAGGGAAGGGTGCTGTCATGACATGTTTACAGGTGGGGACGTGGGAGGTGAGGTAAATTGCCTACACAGCTGGAAGTGGCAGAGCTTGAGATACAAAGACGGGCAGTTTGACTGGAGCGTCTCCATCATCACAGAAACCTGCCCTCCAACCCCGTCTTCCCCAGCGACCCTTCCTGGAGCGTCTCCACCATCACAGAAACCTGCCCTCCAACCCCGTCTTCCCCAGCGACCCTTCCTGGAGCGTCTCCACCACCACAGAAATCTGCCCTCCGACCACATCTTTCCCCTGCAATCCTTGCTGGAACTGGTCACTACCTGAGCAGCAAAGTCGGGGTTCTGGGCGAGCATCTGCACCATGCTACGCATGTAGGGGGCAGAGAGCACACTCTGCATCAGCTGGGGGTTCTCAGAGATCTGCTGCAGGAGCGCCTGCATTTCTGGGCTGTTGAACATTCCtaggacacagggagagagaaagaaacaggaagaaagggGTCCAGATGGAAACCAGACACCTCCGCCAGTCTACCTCATTTCAGACACTTAGTTAATTGAGAAGGGAAATGATCAAATGGGCACCCGAGTACTATGGCACAGCATGGGTCCAAGGGCAGCTTGACCTCCTTACGTTGGCCTGGGCCTTTCCTATGGACTTGGCTAAGGAGCAGTGGGAGTCCCGCATATGCCCCTCTGGATTGTTCCTGCCACAAGTTCAGATCATGTCTGAGTTGGCAAGTACCAAGTGCCATCTAGAtcagtggttgtttttttttttttttttttggtttttcgaggtagggtctcactctggtccaggctgacctggaattaactctgtagtctcagggtggccttgaactcatggcgatcctcctacctctgcctcccgagtgctaggattaaaggcatgcgccaccacgcccggcctgttttgttttttttttttgaggtagggtctcactctggcccaggctgacctggaattcactatgagtctctgggtggcctcgaactcatggcgatccccctacctctgcctcccaagtgctgggattaaaggagtacgccaccacgcccggcaatcaGTGGTTTTCAAACCTGCCTCAGTGGCAGAGCCAAAGCTCACTAAGAAATCAGGTGTATGATGGTGTAGCTGGGGCTGTGGAAGGCAGCCTAGAGCCCTGCTCCCTCCTTGAAATGGTCCAGACCCCATGACTAGTCCTTTTGTGAAGAAACTGAAGCACAGAGGGAAAGGGTTTTCCCAGTCAAGGTACCTCCTGGTGTACAGAAGTCAGGGCAGCTGAGAAAGACATGCCCAGGCCATGTGTACAGTCACAGTCCAGGCAAATGAACATTCCCTAGGGCAGCGCAGTGTAGTCCTGGACACAACAGGCtcactcaccttcccccaacctcTCATCTGCCTGTCCCTGGATCTGCCCTGAAAGTTGCCACCCACCCACTTCTTCCTCAGTCTCACCCATTTACACTGGATGCGGCCAGAAGTGCTCACGGGGCTTGGGAGGCAAGGCCTGGCTTATTCATGAGCCACTATTTAGGGGACTCCCAGGTTCATGAGAACATGGCCAGTTCCAACCCTTACCCTCAGAAGGGTGGGGTCACTACCCCAGACAGCTGAGCCCTTCTTCAATATAATCTCACCTGTCTTCAATACTCTGGAGCAGTGTGAACCCCATTCAGTCCTGGGCAGGGGGGCTGCCCTGGTGACCCCACTAAGCTCCTTCCATCCTAGGACATACCTGACCCCAGGCTAGCCGCATTGATCCCAAAGGGGTTCGAGACTGTCGGGTGCACCTGGCCGGTCCCCGATCCTCCGGTGCCCTCCCCACCGGACCCGGGGGCCTGGGAGGAGGGGGGCGAGGGGCTCCAGGGGTTAGGGAGGGGCTCTCGATTCTCAGTCCGAAGAGGCTGGGAGGATGAGCTGTCGGAGTTCCCGGCCAGGGAAGAGAAGGGATTGTTGCCAaactgggaggagggaaaggtttCTGATTAAGGACTGGAACAAACCAGGGGCAAGGGctaggccctctctctctcctcacctgAGAGCCTCCCCATCCCAGGAAGGGAGACACACAGAACCTTAACCACCCTCAGCTGTTCCCTGTCCCCACAGGGCAGCTCTACTCTCACCCCAACCTGTCAGGGGCTGCTGGCTGACACCAGTGACTGACAGCCAAACCCATCTCCCCTGGAGCTCTGTGTAGCCCTGACATCTGCTGTGACCCCCAGCCCCTTGCACAAATCTTCCCCAAAACACAGTGAGGTATCTGTGTTCCCACAGCAATCTCTTAAGGGGCAGAGATAGTTTCTGACTCAGTTTTACACCCTTAGCCCCGACACTAGTAGGTGCTCAGTAAgtaatggcttaacggttaaggcgcttgcctgcaaaacccaaggactcaggttcaagtctccagaacccacataagccagatgcacatgcatcaggagtttgtttgcaatggctagaggacctgatatgatctttctctcccccgccaatagattaaaaaaaaaaaacaaaacacgtgCCTTGGAAAGTGttgcagttaaaaaaaattaaaactcattaaaaaaaaaaaacttgatatatagccaaggatgaccttgaacttcctaaGTGGAGTTTATTTAGTGCTGGGGAACAGAAAAGGCTTTATGaatattaggcaagcactctatcaactgaactatatccccagacattctggattttttgttgttgttgttttttcaaggtagggtctcactctagctcaggctgacctggaattcactatgtagtctcagggtggcctcaaactcacagcaatcctcctgcctctacctctcaagtgctggcattaatattttggaatttttaaaaaatgtttgtgccAGGGAGATGGAGCATGAGCAAGCATGGgcccagcagggcctcttgccactgcacagaacgccgatgcatgtgccactttgtgtccgacttcacatggctactggagaactgaacctgagctggcCAGCTCTGAGAGAACCTTTaattgctgacccatctccccaactacttttttttttttttttgagacacatttttgtagcccaggctggccttagactccaaatcctccttcctcaacctcctgaatgtgggcttggcctttttttttttttttttccatgtaggctctcactctaaccttgggattaaaggctaacatgcctggcttgacctttattttgttaaattttacaGCACTGAGATCTGAAACCTCCAGCCtaacacatactaggcaagtgctgaaccaatGAGCTTCACCCTTGATGTAATTTTTTCCCCCCCTCGatgtagagtgtcactctagcccaggctgacccgacattcactctgtagtcccacgctAGCTTCAAGATCATAGTgatccatgtgccaccaagccttacctcatttcctctttttattttttatttttgagagaggtagagaaagaggaagggagggagggggagagagagagaatgggagcaccaaggcctctcagctgctgtgaatgaactccagatgtgtgcaccctcatTCATGTGCGACACTgtgctgtgtcactgtgtgtctggcatacGCAGGATCTGGAGATCCAAACACGTGTTCTtacgcttcataggcaaatactttaaccctttaactgctaagccatctctccagcccctcattttattttattttattgcttgaagtactttttttgtttgtttgtgtttgtttttttgaggtcagtctcaccagctcaggctgaccaggaaatcaccctgcagtctcagagtggcctcgaactcactatgattctcctacttctgccttccaagtgctggattaaaggtgtgtgccactatgcctggcttgaagtactttttttttctcttctttttttttttttgtttttttcgaggtagggtctcactctagcccaggctgaactggaattcactctgtattctcaaggtggccgcgaagtcatggcgatcctcctacctctgcctcccaagtactgggattaaaggtgtatgccaccacgcccggcttgaagtactttttaaaaaaatgaattttaaagagcgagagagaatggtgcgccagggccttcaccactgcaaaggaactccagacacgcacgTGCCACACCGCGTGCACGTGTCACTGCGCATTGGCTTAGGTGGAGGCTCAAACCCGAGTTctcaggcttcgtaggcaagcgccttaaccactacaccatctctccagcccttgaagtacTTTTtcaaacctgggtgtggtggtgcgcgcctttactTTCCGGTGAGATAGGAGaagcactgtaaattcaaggccaacctgggtctaAAGAGTTCTGGGCTGCACAAGACTTAAGTTGATGTGGACTAACTATTATAGGGGCAAAATAGACAAGggaagcaggacatggtggcacatgcctttaatcccagcactcaggaggcagaggcaggaggattgccctgagttctagGATAAACCAaaaaccagccaaacaaaacaaacaaacaaggctggagagatggctcagcaattaaaggtatttatccacaaagtctaagaacccaagtttgattcctggtacccatgtaaggccagatgcacaaaatggtgcatgcatatggagtttgtctgcagtggctagaggccctggtgcgcacattctctctctcaagtagaatatttaaaatttaaacaaacataataaaatatacacaccatatatatatatatatatatatatatatatatatatataaatataaaaaccaggctgtagagatggctcagtggttagaagcactcacttgcaaaacctcacagcccaggtttgactctcagtacccacataaagcaatacCCCCCCAACAGCATCTTAGTAGGGGCTGGCTAAGTGGGGAAGAgcacttgctaagcaagtatgaagacctgattAGATCCCAACACTTCCATAACGTCTGAGCATGGCTGTCCACTCTTACAACCTCAGCACTGACAGGGACAGACAGGAGGACCACCGGGGCCTGTCTGACTGGAAAAACAGGGAGCGCCAGGTTCAGAGACCTGGTCTCCGGGAAATAAAGTGGAACAGTGACCAGTGACAGAAGAAGACACCTGGcatcctctagcctctgcacaaGTGGCATGGGACACacaagtacatgcacacacaaaaatcaaatccttctgtacagtattttttttttttttctttcaaggcagggtctcactctttgacctggaattcactacgtagtctcagggtggccttgaactcacagggatccttctactacctctgcctgtgTTGGGATtgacttttttcaaggtagggtctcactatagcccaggctgacctggattactatgtagtctcagggtagcctcaaatcacagcaatcctaccttagCCTACTGACTgcttaaaaatgtgtgccaccacacccagctctgttgttattttgaggcaagaCTAAATGGTCACATAGATTTGGCTGGCCTGGTGCCCCTTTGTGGTCCAGGCTCTCCTCAAGGAGATAGaagctctcctgcctcagtctcctgagtgcctgGGCCACACATATGCACCCCCAGGGTCTGCCTTTGTGCTGCTATGAACTGAAtacagggcctcacacatgcttggcaagtgctttgtcACTACATGACAGTCCCCCAATGCCTAAAGCATCTTTAGAGTATGTAATTCCCTGTCATGGTGGGAAATACCTatactcccagcatttgggaggctaacaTGGGAGTATTGTAAATTCCAGGATAGCTTAGACTGCACAGTGAAATTCCAGAGGGCTGAAAACACTGCTgagtgattaaggaacttgcctgtgaagcctaaggacccaggttcgattccccagtacccacataagccaagctagatgtacaaggtagtacatgcatatggagtttgtttgcagtggctagggggccTGGTGGGCCATTATCTATCTGaatctttatttctctccctccctatctcaaataagcaaaatatttttggggaaaaaaaaaggcggcttggtggtgcatgcctttgggggcagaggtagaaggatcgcttgagatcgaggccaccctgagactgactactgagtgaattccagttcagcctggcctaaagtgaaaccctgcctcaaaaaaaaaaaacaaaaaacaaaacaaacaaacaaaaaatggctggagagatggcttagtggttaagaagcttgcctgcctgcgaagcctaaggggtCCATGTTCGACTTCCCAGAtctgacgtaagccagatgtacaaggtggcacatgcatctggagtttgatcgcagtggctgggggccctggcatgcaattctctttctcataagacaaaccaaaaacaacaacaaccatgggctggagaaatgagagatggcttagcagctaaggtgcttgcctgcaaagcccaaggacccaagttcaactccccaggaccctcataaaccagatgcacaaggtggcgcatgggtctggagttcatttgcagtggctggaggccctgatgtgcctattttctctgcctcttctctctatccctccctttctcgaagaaataataaaaaatattgaaaaaaaaaaaaaggtctgcaTAATCCCAGGCCACGACCCAAGATTGATCCAATATATAGCTCAAAGGTGGAGACAGGACTGTCATTATTAACAAGGTCCTAAGGTGACTTTTATGGAGGTAAACCACGGACCATATCTGAGACACACTGTAGTAAGAACGGCTTTGGATCCCAGGTTTGCAACCCAAACTTTAAGCCCCTAGGTGCGAAGTCTGTTACGACAATGTCGAGACACCTCACCCACTTCCTGAGGTCCCCTGCTATAATCTACTCTCAAGCCCTCATCAAATTGGTCGGCCCTATCTCTACACTATTGGGAAGGCTTTCAACCCAAGGCCCACCCTGCAGGGGGCTGGGAAGGGTAGAGGGGGCCGCAGCACCTAGGTTATGGGAGGGGAATCCCGAGTTCAGCCAGCCCTCCCGCCCGCCCCTGCCCTGGCCCCACCTGCTCCCGGGCAGCGCTGAACATGGGCTCCTGGATGTCGGTGTACATGCGGCGGAGGGCATTGTACCCCCCGGGGATGCTCTCCAGGTTGCTCAGGGCCCGGTCCTGGTTCCGCATCATTTCCTGCATCATGGCTGGATTCCTAGCGAGCTCCATTGTCTGAAGGGAGAGACATGACATGGGCCCTGGAACCAGGGGAGCACCAAGCTGGGAAAAGGGTGAACCCCCGAGGAGGGTGTCTGCTTCAGGACAGCAGGAACCCCAACAGTGGCAGCCAGCAGAGCAAAGCAGACGTCCCTTCTGCTGTAGCCTGGCCCCCACCCTGCCTCATTCGCTGCTGctattttgtttggcttttgttttttcaaggtagggtctttcttactctagcccaggctgacctggaattcactatgtagtctcagggtggtttcgaactctcagcgatcctcctatctctgtctcccgagtgctgggattaaagttgtgcaccaacatgccccgCTTTGTTTGGCTCTACTAGAGGACCATACTCCCAGATGGGATGAGGCAGCAAATCCCTTCTCTCAGGCTCTAAGCAGTCAAGGGTGTGTCAGAGAACATAAGAAAATGGAGTAACAAGGGAACTAGGCTACATGACCTACAGAATTCAAGCGACAAGCTTCCCGTAACTATTCCAGGTAAATATTCCTATCTGTCTTTTGCAGATAGAAACAGAGGCtcacatagattgttactagaaaattttcagtgccagggatgggataccttccagtgagttattggccagggaggtccctgatgcccccaaaacatcatagtccattgctgaggcccttggcttcccaccaggaatagatggtaagaccctactgctgaagacgccacatacttgggctgcaaggtcactgagagaccctgctggagctgagctgaaaacctcctccatgtagaccagctgacagaaagctgggaaaaggaaCAGAGGCTCAGAGGGGTCATGG from Jaculus jaculus isolate mJacJac1 chromosome 19, mJacJac1.mat.Y.cur, whole genome shotgun sequence includes the following:
- the Ubqln4 gene encoding ubiquilin-4 isoform X1; amino-acid sequence: MAEPNGAETRPPIRVTVKTPKDKEEIVICERASVKEFKEEISRRFKAQQDQLVLIFAGKILKDGDALNQHGIKDGLTVHLVIKTPQKAQDPVAATASPPSTPDPASAPSTTPASPATPVQPCSSGSSASDAGSGSRRSSGGGPSSGAGEGPPSAAASILSGFGGILGLGSLGLGSANFMELQQQMQRQLMSNPEMLSQIMENPLVQGMMSNPDLMRHMIMANPQMQQLMERNPEISHMLNNPELMRQTMELARNPAMMQEMMRNQDRALSNLESIPGGYNALRRMYTDIQEPMFSAAREQFGNNPFSSLAGNSDSSSSQPLRTENREPLPNPWSPSPPSSQAPGSGGEGTGGSGTGQVHPTVSNPFGINAASLGSGMFNSPEMQALLQQISENPQLMQSVLSAPYMRSMVQMLAQNPDFAAQMMVNVPLFAGNPQLQEHLRLQLPVFLQQMQNPESLSILTNPRAMQALLQIQQGLQTLQTEAPGLVPSLGSFGMSRTPAPSAGNNSGSAAEGPTSSSPGMPASSPPTGPSSAQQQLMQQMIQLLAGSGSSQVPVPEVRFQQQLEQLNSMGFVNREANLQALIATGGDINAAIERLLGSQLS
- the Ubqln4 gene encoding ubiquilin-4 isoform X2; translated protein: MAEPNGAETRPPIRVTVKTPKDKEEIVICERASVKEFKEEISRRFKAQQDQLVLIFAGKILKDGDALNQHGIKDGLTVHLVIKTPQKAQDPVAATASPPSTPDPASAPSTTPASPATPVQPCSSGSSASDAGSGSRRSSGGGPSSGAGEGPPSAAASILSGFGGILGLGSLGLGSANFMELQQQMQRQLMSNPEMLSQIMENPLVQGMMSNPDLMRHMIMANPQMQQLMERNPEISHMLNNPELMRQFGNNPFSSLAGNSDSSSSQPLRTENREPLPNPWSPSPPSSQAPGSGGEGTGGSGTGQVHPTVSNPFGINAASLGSGMFNSPEMQALLQQISENPQLMQSVLSAPYMRSMVQMLAQNPDFAAQMMVNVPLFAGNPQLQEHLRLQLPVFLQQMQNPESLSILTNPRAMQALLQIQQGLQTLQTEAPGLVPSLGSFGMSRTPAPSAGNNSGSAAEGPTSSSPGMPASSPPTGPSSAQQQLMQQMIQLLAGSGSSQVPVPEVRFQQQLEQLNSMGFVNREANLQALIATGGDINAAIERLLGSQLS